Proteins found in one Deltaproteobacteria bacterium genomic segment:
- a CDS encoding class I SAM-dependent methyltransferase — protein sequence MANEQIQFNDGAAYERYMGKWSRLVGAAFLDWLGAESGKRWLDVGCGNGAFTELILDRCAPGFVHGIDPSEGQLAYARARFSSRVAEFRQGDAMALPFPDDSFDAAVMPLVIFFVPEPAKGVAEMARVVRPGGLVTAYAWDIVGGGFPYELLKVELRALGVIVPEAPNVDAARIDALLKLWMGAGLEAAETKEITVQRSFADFDDYWATVQGAPSAGPKLAAMADADLATLKMRLRAQLPADDRGRITCSARAHAIKGRTPG from the coding sequence ATGGCCAACGAGCAAATCCAATTCAACGACGGCGCCGCGTACGAACGCTACATGGGCAAGTGGAGCCGACTGGTGGGCGCCGCCTTCCTCGACTGGCTCGGCGCAGAGTCCGGCAAGCGCTGGCTCGACGTCGGCTGCGGCAATGGCGCCTTCACCGAGCTGATCCTCGATCGCTGTGCGCCGGGCTTCGTCCATGGGATCGACCCGTCGGAAGGCCAGCTCGCCTACGCGCGCGCACGGTTCTCGTCGCGCGTCGCGGAGTTTCGCCAGGGCGACGCGATGGCCCTGCCCTTTCCTGATGACTCGTTCGACGCCGCGGTCATGCCGCTGGTGATCTTCTTCGTCCCCGAGCCGGCCAAGGGCGTCGCCGAGATGGCGCGCGTGGTTCGTCCGGGCGGCCTCGTGACGGCGTATGCGTGGGACATCGTCGGCGGCGGCTTCCCCTACGAGTTGCTGAAGGTCGAGCTGCGCGCGCTGGGCGTCATCGTCCCCGAGGCGCCGAACGTCGATGCCGCTCGCATCGACGCCCTCCTCAAGCTTTGGATGGGCGCGGGCCTGGAGGCGGCCGAGACGAAGGAGATCACCGTGCAGCGGTCTTTCGCGGACTTCGACGACTACTGGGCGACCGTCCAGGGGGCGCCGAGCGCCGGTCCGAAGCTCGCGGCCATGGCCGACGCAGACCTCGCGACGCTCAAGATGCGGCTGCGTGCGCAGCTGCCGGCCGATGACCGTGGGCGCATCACCTGCAGCGCCCGGGCGCATGCCATCAAGGGCCGCACGCCCGGCTAG
- a CDS encoding ketopantoate reductase family protein: MKIALIGPGAIGSTFAYQLSRAGHEVTVVARGARLAYLQGEGAIVLGSGERAPVTVADALDATTPWDLVMVTVLAHQVQAVLPALQASAARQVMFLFNTFESIEPLRDAVGRERALFGFPMGIFALLREGRVLPQIRVGTVSSDPAWAKVFSAAGIPTSVEPDMQGWLRTHVAVIAPMMTAAAIAFGQKRGLTWAEAGHHIDALRAGLDAVRAVGSAIRPPLFGPLARLPRFVLAGLFWIASRTRMVHDLGSMGPTEPRLLIDMMRAAAPSFAGPLEKVRP; this comes from the coding sequence ATGAAGATCGCCTTGATCGGCCCGGGAGCCATTGGCAGCACCTTCGCCTACCAGCTCTCGCGCGCCGGACACGAGGTGACCGTGGTCGCCCGCGGCGCGCGCCTCGCGTACCTCCAGGGCGAAGGCGCCATCGTGCTGGGCTCCGGTGAGCGAGCCCCCGTCACCGTGGCCGACGCGCTCGATGCGACGACGCCCTGGGACCTGGTGATGGTCACCGTGCTCGCGCACCAGGTCCAAGCGGTACTTCCGGCGCTCCAGGCCAGCGCCGCGCGGCAGGTGATGTTCCTCTTCAACACCTTCGAATCCATCGAGCCGCTGCGCGACGCGGTCGGGCGCGAGCGCGCGCTCTTCGGCTTCCCCATGGGCATCTTCGCCCTGCTTCGCGAGGGCCGCGTGCTGCCCCAGATTCGCGTGGGCACCGTGAGCTCCGACCCGGCGTGGGCCAAGGTCTTCAGCGCAGCCGGGATTCCGACCTCCGTCGAGCCCGACATGCAGGGCTGGCTGCGCACCCACGTCGCGGTGATCGCTCCGATGATGACCGCCGCGGCCATCGCGTTCGGCCAGAAGCGAGGCCTCACCTGGGCCGAGGCAGGACATCACATCGACGCCTTGCGCGCCGGACTCGACGCGGTGCGCGCGGTGGGGAGCGCCATCCGTCCGCCGCTCTTCGGCCCCCTCGCCCGGCTCCCGCGCTTCGTGCTCGCGGGACTCTTCTGGATCGCCAGTCGCACCCGGATGGTGCACGACCTCGGCTCCATGGGACCGACCGAGCCCCGACTCCTCATCGACATGATGCGCGCCGCGGCGCCGTCGTTCGCCGGCCCGCTCGAGAAGGTCCGGCCCTGA